One stretch of Streptomyces peucetius DNA includes these proteins:
- a CDS encoding carboxymuconolactone decarboxylase family protein gives MTTTNETNAPEQAPRIRWTEHAPDVYKAMVRLDQAARRHLDPVLLELVKIRASQINHCAFCLDMHSKDALAAGESVERIVQLSAWEESRHFYTEKEIAAIELTEAVTVLTDGFVPDEVFEKAAKHFDETELAHLISAITVINAWNRFGVTARLTPGHYTPGSLKH, from the coding sequence ATGACAACCACGAACGAGACCAACGCCCCCGAGCAGGCACCGCGCATCCGCTGGACCGAGCACGCCCCCGACGTCTACAAGGCCATGGTCAGGCTGGACCAGGCCGCCCGTAGGCATCTCGACCCGGTGCTGCTGGAGCTGGTGAAGATCCGCGCCTCACAGATCAACCACTGTGCCTTCTGCCTCGACATGCACAGCAAGGACGCGCTGGCGGCCGGCGAGTCGGTGGAGCGGATCGTGCAGCTCAGCGCCTGGGAGGAGTCGCGGCACTTCTACACGGAGAAGGAGATCGCCGCGATCGAGCTGACCGAGGCGGTGACGGTGCTCACCGACGGTTTCGTCCCGGACGAGGTCTTCGAGAAGGCCGCCAAGCACTTCGACGAGACGGAACTGGCCCATCTCATCTCGGCGATCACGGTCATCAACGCCTGGAACCGCTTCGGCGTGACGGCCCGCCTGACGCCCGGTCACTACACGCCCGGCTCGCTGAAGCACTGA
- a CDS encoding isocitrate lyase/PEP mutase family protein, whose translation MPTKVRTFHALHHGREAGDPLVLPGPWDAASARAFADAGFPALATPSAGVAASLGYEDGATPPEEMFAAVARIARAVDVPVSADIEDGYGLPPKELVARVLETGAVGCNLEDTDGATKTLKDPRRHADWLAEVRAEAGDELFVNARVDTFVRGVNDPAEAVERIRLYAEAGADCVYPITVPPTRLPLLRAATDVPINVYASVSPSGPVSDLPVAELGRLGANRITFGPGLQRRAQAAVAGIARELYGQGHGW comes from the coding sequence ATGCCGACGAAGGTGCGGACGTTCCACGCCCTTCATCACGGCCGCGAGGCCGGTGATCCGCTGGTGCTGCCGGGGCCGTGGGACGCCGCGAGCGCCCGCGCGTTCGCCGACGCCGGTTTCCCCGCCCTCGCGACGCCGAGCGCGGGGGTCGCGGCGTCGTTGGGGTACGAGGACGGCGCGACTCCGCCCGAGGAGATGTTCGCCGCCGTCGCCCGTATCGCACGGGCCGTCGACGTCCCCGTGAGCGCCGACATCGAGGACGGCTACGGGCTGCCGCCGAAGGAACTGGTGGCCCGTGTCCTGGAGACGGGGGCGGTCGGCTGCAACCTCGAGGACACCGACGGTGCGACGAAGACGCTCAAGGACCCGCGCCGGCACGCCGACTGGCTGGCGGAGGTCCGCGCCGAGGCCGGTGACGAACTGTTCGTGAACGCCCGCGTCGACACGTTCGTGCGCGGGGTGAACGACCCGGCCGAGGCCGTGGAGCGCATCCGGCTGTACGCGGAGGCGGGCGCGGACTGCGTGTATCCGATCACTGTGCCGCCGACGCGGCTCCCGCTGCTGCGGGCGGCGACGGACGTCCCGATCAACGTGTACGCCTCCGTGTCGCCCTCCGGGCCCGTCTCCGACCTGCCGGTCGCGGAGCTGGGTCGCCTGGGCGCGAACCGGATCACCTTCGGTCCGGGGCTCCAGCGCCGGGCGCAGGCCGCCGTGGCCGGCATCGCCCGCGAGCTGTACGGGCAAGGGCATGGGTGGTGA